In one window of Bacteroidota bacterium DNA:
- a CDS encoding FAD-dependent oxidoreductase — protein MSKVLILGAGISGHTAALVARRKLSKDHEVTVVSPNSNYQWVPSNIWVGVGLMKAKQVTFPLAPVYEKKNINYIQAKAVSIHPEGSKGSAKAFVKAEYVVGDNKGIVENIEYDYLINATGPKLNFNATEGLGPDKFSQSVCTYGHAEHAWKNLDAAMKKLENGEKQTFLIGTGHAMATCQGAAFEYALNIAFEINKRKLDHLAEIIWISNEYELGDFGMGGAYVKRGGYITQTKIFTESILKEYGIKWIKRAGVFKLEEGKAHYELLDGTYNVQEFDFAMLIPGFAGAGIKAFNHKDEDITLDVFAANGFMKVDADYTPKPYEEWKASDWPSIYQSVGYKNMYAAGIAFAPPHTMSKPMESPNGTKIFPTPPRTGMPSGVIGKIIAENVAHQMKTGKTDEHPHKASMAKMGAACIVSAGYGLRNGAAATMTVFPIVQDWEKYPKWGRDITYTVGEAGLAGHWIKLILHYMFIYKAKALPFWWLIPE, from the coding sequence ATGTCAAAAGTTTTAATTCTCGGTGCAGGAATATCCGGGCACACTGCTGCACTTGTAGCCAGACGCAAACTCTCAAAAGATCATGAAGTAACGGTAGTAAGTCCAAATTCTAATTATCAGTGGGTTCCGTCAAATATATGGGTAGGAGTAGGGCTGATGAAAGCAAAACAGGTAACTTTTCCACTGGCTCCGGTATATGAGAAGAAGAATATTAACTATATTCAGGCTAAGGCTGTTTCAATTCACCCTGAGGGTAGTAAAGGATCTGCAAAAGCTTTTGTTAAGGCAGAGTATGTAGTAGGAGATAATAAGGGGATAGTAGAAAATATAGAGTACGATTACCTTATAAATGCTACCGGACCCAAATTAAATTTTAATGCAACCGAGGGTTTGGGGCCTGATAAGTTCTCACAATCAGTTTGTACTTACGGACATGCCGAACATGCATGGAAGAATCTGGATGCAGCCATGAAAAAGTTGGAAAATGGCGAGAAACAAACCTTCCTGATCGGAACCGGACATGCTATGGCCACATGTCAGGGCGCAGCATTTGAGTATGCTTTGAACATTGCTTTTGAGATAAATAAGCGAAAACTAGACCATTTAGCGGAGATAATATGGATATCGAACGAGTATGAGCTCGGCGATTTTGGAATGGGAGGAGCTTATGTGAAACGTGGAGGGTATATTACTCAAACAAAAATATTCACAGAGTCTATTCTTAAAGAGTATGGGATAAAATGGATAAAAAGGGCAGGAGTTTTTAAACTGGAAGAAGGGAAAGCACATTACGAACTTTTGGATGGTACTTATAACGTACAGGAGTTTGATTTTGCCATGCTGATACCCGGATTTGCAGGAGCAGGAATAAAAGCTTTTAATCATAAGGATGAAGATATAACATTAGATGTTTTTGCCGCCAATGGTTTCATGAAGGTAGATGCTGATTATACTCCCAAACCGTATGAGGAGTGGAAAGCGTCTGACTGGCCGAGTATATATCAAAGTGTAGGATACAAAAACATGTATGCTGCAGGAATAGCATTTGCTCCACCGCACACAATGTCGAAACCTATGGAGAGTCCGAACGGAACAAAAATATTCCCTACACCTCCGAGAACGGGGATGCCATCGGGGGTAATAGGAAAGATTATTGCCGAAAATGTGGCACACCAGATGAAAACGGGGAAAACAGATGAGCATCCGCATAAGGCATCGATGGCAAAGATGGGGGCAGCCTGTATAGTTTCGGCCGGATATGGTTTGAGAAACGGTGCTGCAGCTACTATGACCGTATTTCCTATTGTTCAGGATTGGGAGAAATATCCAAAATGGGGTAGAGATATAACCTATACTGTTGGTGAAGCAGGATTGGCAGGCCACTGGATTAAGCTTATATTACATTACATGTTTATTTATAAGGCAAAAGCGCTGCCGTTTTGGTGGTTGATTCCTGAGTAG
- the tdh gene encoding L-threonine 3-dehydrogenase, with the protein MKALVKAKAEKGIWMQEVDIPEVGPNDVLIKVTKTAICGTDLHIYKWDEWAQNTIPIGMTIGHEYVGHVSKVGSEVFEFKEGDRVTGEGHIACGHCRNCRRGRQHICETTLGIGVNIDGAFAEYVKVPSSNVMKINPKIPDEILAIMDPFGNATHTALSFPLIGEDVLITGAGLIGSMAIAVAKFAGARYVVATETSPYRAELAKKMGATHVVNPMKEDLKEVMNELGMIGFDIGLECSGSPVAFNQLVDNMYNSGKISLLGILPSSTQVDWNRIIFKGLTMKGIYGREMFETWYHMEQMLLSGLDLSPMITHRFSIDDFQKGFDVMEEGNCGKVILSWE; encoded by the coding sequence ATGAAAGCTCTGGTTAAAGCAAAAGCTGAAAAGGGTATTTGGATGCAGGAAGTAGATATTCCTGAGGTTGGACCTAATGATGTTTTAATAAAAGTTACTAAAACTGCAATATGCGGAACAGATCTGCATATTTACAAGTGGGATGAATGGGCCCAAAATACTATTCCTATTGGAATGACTATAGGGCATGAATATGTTGGACATGTCTCGAAAGTTGGTAGTGAGGTTTTTGAGTTTAAAGAAGGAGACAGAGTAACAGGAGAAGGGCATATAGCATGTGGACATTGTAGAAATTGTCGTAGAGGGCGTCAGCATATTTGCGAAACCACATTAGGGATAGGAGTAAATATAGATGGAGCTTTTGCCGAATATGTTAAGGTACCTTCGTCTAATGTGATGAAGATAAATCCCAAAATCCCGGACGAAATTCTGGCAATAATGGATCCTTTTGGTAATGCAACACACACTGCTCTTTCTTTTCCTTTGATTGGTGAAGATGTGTTGATAACCGGGGCAGGATTAATTGGAAGTATGGCAATAGCAGTTGCAAAATTTGCAGGAGCCCGCTATGTTGTTGCGACGGAAACAAGCCCATATAGAGCAGAGCTGGCAAAAAAAATGGGTGCAACTCATGTTGTAAATCCAATGAAAGAAGACCTCAAAGAAGTTATGAATGAACTTGGCATGATTGGCTTCGATATAGGTTTGGAGTGTTCAGGATCGCCTGTAGCTTTTAATCAGCTTGTAGATAACATGTATAATTCAGGAAAGATATCCTTACTTGGAATTCTTCCCTCTTCTACTCAGGTAGATTGGAACAGGATAATATTTAAGGGACTTACCATGAAAGGAATTTACGGAAGAGAGATGTTCGAAACGTGGTACCACATGGAACAGATGTTACTTTCGGGCTTGGATTTATCACCAATGATCACTCACCGCTTTTCAATTGACGATTTCCAAAAAGGTTTTGATGTAATGGAAGAAGGAAATTGCGGAAAAGTTATTCTTAGTTGGGAATAA
- a CDS encoding right-handed parallel beta-helix repeat-containing protein, whose amino-acid sequence MRILKLSLVLFICTLSANLLAKEYHVSKNGDDKNPGTEAQPFKTISKAAEILVAGDTVTVHKGVYRESVSPVNEGKSDIQRILYRAADGENVVIKGSEIVSNWKLVEGNVWKAVVPNAVFGNYNPFSDYIAGDWFIKKEMKHHTGEVYINGRSLYEQDSLYKVVTPKEYPDSRNKKESLYTWYSEVDGDNTTIWANFQGENPNKNTIEINVRPTCFYPEKPGVDFITVRGFVMDMAATQWAAPTAEQVGLIGTHWSKGWIIENNTVSNSKCVGITLGKDRSTGHNVASANRRKDGATHYNEVIFRALEIGWNKDNIGSHIVRNNDISNCEQAGIVGSLGAVFSEISNNHIHDIWKKRAFFGFEIAGIKIHGAIDMLIADNHIHNAGHGVWIDWMAQGTRISRNLFYDNTMDDLFSEVNHGPYLVDNNVMLSDIAINEWSEGAAFVHNLIAGQTHINKVGGRFTPYNLPHSTKVAGLRDSQLGDNRYYNNIFINTEKREEKLENSKGWFYGLNGYDIAKFENAAEGNIHYNGSKTYKSESNFIELPDQKPEINLLEEKDGMYLEIKLDKLPKNYKTSLVTTETLGATITSEALYEDPDGSPIVINNDIQKNQIKKNSPIPGPFAKLRKGKNKFKLTNR is encoded by the coding sequence TGAAGCTCAGCCGTTTAAAACAATTTCAAAAGCAGCAGAAATTTTGGTAGCCGGAGATACTGTCACTGTTCATAAAGGAGTTTACAGAGAAAGTGTATCTCCTGTAAATGAGGGTAAAAGTGATATTCAAAGAATCCTATATCGAGCCGCCGACGGAGAAAATGTTGTAATAAAAGGATCTGAAATTGTAAGCAACTGGAAATTAGTGGAAGGTAATGTATGGAAAGCGGTTGTCCCAAACGCAGTTTTTGGAAACTATAACCCGTTTTCTGACTATATAGCAGGAGATTGGTTTATAAAAAAGGAAATGAAACACCATACAGGTGAAGTGTATATAAACGGACGCTCTCTTTATGAACAAGATTCTTTGTATAAAGTAGTAACTCCAAAAGAGTATCCTGATTCTAGAAACAAAAAGGAGTCACTTTATACGTGGTATAGTGAAGTTGATGGGGATAATACAACTATATGGGCAAACTTTCAGGGAGAAAACCCAAACAAAAACACAATTGAAATTAATGTAAGGCCTACTTGTTTTTACCCTGAAAAACCTGGAGTTGACTTCATAACAGTAAGAGGTTTTGTAATGGATATGGCAGCAACTCAGTGGGCAGCTCCTACAGCAGAACAAGTTGGATTAATAGGTACTCATTGGAGCAAAGGATGGATTATTGAAAACAATACTGTTTCTAATTCAAAATGCGTTGGTATTACACTAGGTAAAGACAGATCTACCGGACATAATGTTGCTAGTGCTAACCGCAGAAAAGACGGTGCTACACATTATAATGAAGTAATATTTAGAGCTCTGGAAATAGGATGGAATAAAGATAATATTGGTTCTCATATAGTACGTAACAACGATATATCTAATTGTGAGCAAGCCGGTATTGTTGGAAGTCTTGGAGCAGTATTTAGTGAAATATCAAATAATCATATTCATGATATATGGAAAAAACGAGCATTCTTTGGATTTGAAATAGCTGGGATAAAGATTCATGGAGCAATTGATATGCTAATAGCAGATAATCATATTCATAATGCCGGTCATGGTGTATGGATAGACTGGATGGCGCAGGGTACACGTATTAGCCGTAATTTGTTTTATGACAATACAATGGATGACCTGTTTTCTGAAGTTAATCACGGACCATATTTGGTAGATAATAATGTAATGCTTTCTGATATTGCTATAAACGAATGGTCAGAAGGAGCTGCATTTGTTCACAATCTTATAGCCGGACAAACTCATATAAATAAAGTTGGCGGACGTTTTACACCATATAATTTGCCTCATTCTACAAAAGTTGCCGGACTTAGAGATTCTCAACTTGGTGACAACCGATATTACAATAATATTTTTATCAATACAGAAAAACGTGAGGAAAAGTTGGAAAACAGTAAGGGGTGGTTTTATGGATTAAATGGGTATGATATAGCAAAATTTGAAAATGCTGCAGAAGGTAATATTCATTATAACGGATCTAAAACATATAAAAGTGAAAGCAATTTCATTGAACTGCCAGACCAAAAGCCTGAAATAAATTTATTGGAAGAGAAAGATGGAATGTATTTGGAGATAAAGCTAGATAAGCTCCCGAAAAATTATAAAACATCACTTGTTACTACTGAAACTTTGGGAGCAACAATTACTTCTGAAGCACTATATGAAGATCCGGATGGAAGCCCTATCGTTATAAATAATGATATCCAAAAAAATCAAATAAAAAAGAATAGCCCAATTCCCGGTCCCTTCGCAAAACTTAGAAAAGGAAAAAATAAATTTAAATTAACAAACAGATAA